A window of the Zerene cesonia ecotype Mississippi chromosome 24, Zerene_cesonia_1.1, whole genome shotgun sequence genome harbors these coding sequences:
- the LOC119836392 gene encoding uncharacterized protein LOC119836392 isoform X2, with protein MEAIPSTLRTYLIGNRFTTKTFPGLVHHIQYHLCRASTNMLLKIENQLLQRHRQRETTGIKKLYNSFFVLF; from the coding sequence ATGGAGGCCATTCCCAGCACGCTGCGGACGTATCTAATCGGCAATCGTTTCACGACGAAAACATTCCCAGGGCTGGTGCACCATATACAGTATCACCTCTGCAGGGCTAGCACAAACATGCTGTTGAAAATAGAGAACCAACTGCTACAGAGACACCGGCAGCGGGAGACCACCGGGATCAAGAAGCTGTACAACTCGTTCTTCGTTCTATTCTAA
- the LOC119836392 gene encoding probable inactive tRNA-specific adenosine deaminase-like protein 3 isoform X1 produces MNEYTDSLQPPLKKAKLDEADMFMTIDKYIDLIASTDKPLKVVLDEVVSAPLPITKVCIGHIKDVKAISKTVLLLNEKMPLRELQHLKRVRKQEIVLCPSSYLKDTSIKQYLAGCDEKLTEIFDSFKEADVPMLPPKLKSQFDDTRKYWPCNFHPDKYLEKLFSDNVFSADENKLHRLYMRMVFVVTKWFCERTGISIGHVNSNRVSKDLNVTVIVDPSINSVVAISTDNRLKHPIQHSVMLAIDNVARTQKGGAWDIDHKLDDDAFIDLELLNFLKMEFRNVKFGHRKFVSKRDSSNNGIEVLDQDGPYLCTGYYVYMLREPCVMCSMGLVHARARRIFFCFDNEEDGALKSKAKLQTVASLNHHFEVFTGFL; encoded by the coding sequence ATGAACGAATATACGGATTCCCTTCAACCTCCGTTAAAGAAAGCCAAATTGGACGAAGCTGATATGTTTATGACTATTGATAAGTATATTGATCTAATTGCTTCTACAGATAAACCCTTAAAGGTTGTTTTAGATGAGGTAGTATCAGCTCCTCTGCCTATAACTAAAGTATGTATTGGACATATTAAAGATGTTAAAGCTATATCGAAAACAGTCTTGCTTCTAAATGAGAAGATGCCTTTAAGGGAATTGCAGCACTTGAAAAGGGTACGAAAACAGGAAATTGTGCTCTGCCCAAGTAGTTACTTGAAAGACACaagtattaaacaatatttggcGGGATGTGATGAAAAATTAACtgaaatttttgattctttCAAGGAAGCAGATGTACCAATGCTACCACCGAAGCTCAAATCGCAATTCGATGACACCAGAAAGTATTGGCCATGCAATTTTCATCcggataaatatttagaaaaactaTTCAGTGATAATGTGTTTTCGGCTGacgaaaataaattgcatagaTTGTATATGCGTATGGTGTTTGTAGTGACTAAATGGTTTTGTGAAAGGACAGGCATTTCTATAGGACACGTAAATTCTAATAGAGTTTCAAAAGATTTAAATGTGACAGTTATTGTTGATCCAAGTATTAATAGTGTTGTTGCGATATCCACAGATAACAGATTGAAACACCCTATTCAACATTCAGTAATGTTGGCTATAGACAATGTTGCTAGAACTCAAAAAGGAGGAGCATGGGACATCGACCATAAACTTGACGATGACGCGTTTATAGATTTGGAATTGTTGAActttttgaaaatggaattcCGAAATGTCAAATTTGGGCACAGAAAATTTGTAAGCAAACGAGATTCTTCTAACAATGGAATAGAGGTATTGGATCAAGATGGGCCGTATCTATGTACTGGGTATTACGTGTATATGTTGCGAGAGCCTTGCGTTATGTGCTCTATGGGATTGGTGCATGCTAGAGCGAGACGGATATTCTTTTGTTTCGACAACGAAGAGGACGGAGCATTGAAGTCGAAAGCAAAGCTGCAAACTGTTGCATCGTTAAATCATCATTTTGAAGTGTTTACTGGGTTTTTATAA